One stretch of Bombus vancouverensis nearcticus chromosome 16, iyBomVanc1_principal, whole genome shotgun sequence DNA includes these proteins:
- the Ykt6 gene encoding YKT6 v-SNARE homolog isoform X1, protein MLNIIIYLWWASERIQKMVKLYALSVLYKNPTSATMLKAAYDVESFSFFQRGSIKEFMTFISKTIVERTQSCSRQSVKEGDYMCHVFVRADNLAAVLISDHEYPRRVAHTLITKVMDDFVAKYPQSMWDTLSEAMTDFAQVNIYLAKYQNPNEADALTKMQNDLDETKIILHNTLEAVLQRGENLDELVSKSQGLSTQSKAFYKTARKTNSCCSLAP, encoded by the exons atgctaaatataattatatatctctGGTGGGCGAGTGAAAGAAT CCAAAAGATGGTAAAACTATATGCGCTGTctgttttgtataaaaatcctACATCAGCGACAATGTTAAAAGCTGCTTATGATGTAGagtcattttcattttttcaaagaGGAAGCATCAAAGAGTTTATGACATTTATAAGTAAGACTATTGTGGAACGTACTCAGAGTTGCTCTAGACAGAGCGTGAAGGAAGGAG ATTACATGTGTCACGTGTTTGTACGAGCAGATAATCTTGCTGCAGTACTTATATCGGACCATGAATATCCTAGAAGAGTAGCACATACACTAATTACAAAAGTTATGGACGATTTTGTAGCAAAATATCCACAATCTATGTGGGATACGTTGAGTGAAGCTATGACTGACTTTGCACAGGTTAACATATATTTAGCAAAATATCAAAATCCAAATGAAGCAGATGCTCTTACTAAAATGCAAAATGACTTAGACGAGACAAAGATTATTTTA CACAATACATTAGAGGCTGTTCTTCAAAGAGGTGAGAATTTGGATGAATTGGTTTCCAAGTCACAAGGTCTTAGCACTCAGTCGAAAGCGTTTTACAAAACTGCGCGTAAAACTAATTCATGTTGTAGTTTAGCTCCTTAA
- the Ykt6 gene encoding YKT6 v-SNARE homolog isoform X2 — MVKLYALSVLYKNPTSATMLKAAYDVESFSFFQRGSIKEFMTFISKTIVERTQSCSRQSVKEGDYMCHVFVRADNLAAVLISDHEYPRRVAHTLITKVMDDFVAKYPQSMWDTLSEAMTDFAQVNIYLAKYQNPNEADALTKMQNDLDETKIILHNTLEAVLQRGENLDELVSKSQGLSTQSKAFYKTARKTNSCCSLAP, encoded by the exons ATGGTAAAACTATATGCGCTGTctgttttgtataaaaatcctACATCAGCGACAATGTTAAAAGCTGCTTATGATGTAGagtcattttcattttttcaaagaGGAAGCATCAAAGAGTTTATGACATTTATAAGTAAGACTATTGTGGAACGTACTCAGAGTTGCTCTAGACAGAGCGTGAAGGAAGGAG ATTACATGTGTCACGTGTTTGTACGAGCAGATAATCTTGCTGCAGTACTTATATCGGACCATGAATATCCTAGAAGAGTAGCACATACACTAATTACAAAAGTTATGGACGATTTTGTAGCAAAATATCCACAATCTATGTGGGATACGTTGAGTGAAGCTATGACTGACTTTGCACAGGTTAACATATATTTAGCAAAATATCAAAATCCAAATGAAGCAGATGCTCTTACTAAAATGCAAAATGACTTAGACGAGACAAAGATTATTTTA CACAATACATTAGAGGCTGTTCTTCAAAGAGGTGAGAATTTGGATGAATTGGTTTCCAAGTCACAAGGTCTTAGCACTCAGTCGAAAGCGTTTTACAAAACTGCGCGTAAAACTAATTCATGTTGTAGTTTAGCTCCTTAA
- the Ing5 gene encoding inhibitor of growth protein 5 codes for MTTALYLEHYLDSLEHLPIELQRNFTLMRDLDARAQGLMKDIDKLADDYLKNMKKESPEKKKEQLTHIQNLFNKAKEYGDDKVQLAIQTYELVDKHIRRLDSDLARFEAEIQDKALNSSRAQEENNASKKGRKKLKEKEKRKKGAAGTNSEDESKSARKKQKKGGSVASASSAGAVGSGAQVDSTALGHPADVLDMPVDPNEPTYCLCHQVSYGEMIGCDNPDCPIEWFHFACVGLTTKPKGKWYCPKCTQDRKKK; via the exons atgACAACTGCATTATACCTGGAGCATTATTTAGACA GTTTGGAGCATTTACCTATTGAACTACAAAGAAACTTCACTTTGATGAGAGATCTCGATGCCAGAGCACAAGGATTAATGAAAGACATAGATAAATTAGCAGatgattatttgaaaaatatgaaaaaagaatctccggaaaagaagaaagaacaaTTGACCCACATTCAAAATTTGTTCAATAAAGCAAAAGAATATGGCGATGACAAAGTTCAGTTGGCAATACAAACATATGAATTAGTAGACAAACATATTAGGAGACTAGATTCAGATTTGGCTAGATTTGAAGCTGAGATACAAGATAAAGCATTAAATAGTAGTAGGGCACAAGAAGAGAATAACGCTAGTAAAAAGGGTAGGAAAAAAttgaaggagaaagagaaacgaaagaaaggagcTGCAGGCACAAATAGTGAAGATGAGTCAAAATCAGCTaggaaaaaacaaaagaaag GAGGATCTGTTGCCTCTGCTTCGTCAGCTGGGGCTGTTGGAAGTGGTGCTCAAGTAGATTCTACTGCACTTGGTCATCCAGCAGATGTTTTAGACATGCCAGTAGACCCCAATGAACCAACTTATTGTCTGTGTCATCAAGTTTCTTATGGAGAAATGATTGGTTGTGATAATCCAGAC TGTCCTATAGAATGGTTCCACTTTGCATGCGTTGGATTAACTACAAAACCTAAAGGAAAATGGTATTGTCCAAAATGTACACAAGATAGGAAGAAGAAATAA